From one Pseudomonas sp. S35 genomic stretch:
- a CDS encoding stage II sporulation protein M, giving the protein MKQSLFESRYQPQWQAFAEQLKQLEQGKAKASEMADFPHQYRRLCQHLALAQERGYSSYLVDPLQQLALRGHQQLYRHRSQLAANALSFVLAGFPRLVREQWRFVLLASLLFFGSLLGIAVLVYLFPDLIYSIVSPQQVAEMQGMYDPDISRLGRTVERASSEDWMMFGYYVMHNIGIAFQTFAAGLLFGLGSVFFLVFNGLIIGAISGHLTEIGYGQTFWSFVIGHGAFELTAITLAGAAGLQLGWALIAPGQLSRGESLRLAARKSVQLLCAVMVFLLIAAFIEAYWSSTTQIPPWGKYLVGAALWLLVAAYLTLAGRARHAPE; this is encoded by the coding sequence ATGAAGCAGAGCCTCTTCGAAAGCCGCTACCAACCTCAATGGCAAGCCTTTGCCGAGCAACTCAAGCAGTTGGAACAGGGCAAGGCCAAGGCAAGCGAGATGGCCGACTTCCCACATCAATACCGACGTCTATGCCAGCACTTGGCCTTGGCCCAGGAACGCGGTTACAGCAGCTACCTGGTAGACCCACTGCAACAACTGGCCCTGCGCGGCCATCAACAACTCTACCGTCACCGCAGCCAATTGGCCGCAAACGCGCTGAGCTTCGTACTGGCCGGCTTCCCACGACTGGTACGGGAACAGTGGCGTTTTGTGTTGCTCGCCAGCCTGTTGTTCTTTGGCAGCCTGTTGGGTATTGCCGTGCTGGTCTACCTGTTCCCCGACCTGATCTACAGCATTGTCAGCCCCCAACAGGTGGCCGAGATGCAAGGCATGTATGACCCTGATATCAGCCGCCTGGGGCGCACCGTCGAACGGGCATCGAGCGAAGACTGGATGATGTTTGGCTATTACGTAATGCACAACATCGGCATTGCCTTCCAGACGTTTGCCGCCGGTTTGCTCTTCGGCCTGGGTAGCGTGTTTTTCCTGGTTTTCAACGGACTGATCATCGGCGCGATCTCCGGGCACCTCACCGAGATCGGCTACGGACAGACTTTCTGGTCATTCGTGATAGGGCATGGCGCCTTCGAATTGACGGCCATTACCCTCGCGGGAGCCGCGGGGTTGCAACTGGGCTGGGCGTTGATCGCCCCGGGGCAATTGAGTCGCGGAGAATCCTTGCGACTCGCGGCACGTAAAAGCGTGCAACTGTTGTGCGCAGTCATGGTGTTCCTGCTGATCGCAGCGTTTATAGAAGCCTACTGGTCGTCCACGACCCAGATCCCCCCTTGGGGCAAATACCTGGTGGGCGCTGCACTCTGGCTGCTGGTAGCCGCTTACCTGACCTTAGCCGGACGGGCTCGCCATGCGCCTGAGTGA
- a CDS encoding RDD family protein — protein sequence MPSAPLDTRYQIETPEGIDLALRPAGLVPRALAFAFDLGARGVIMGVLLVPLALLGNIGIGLGSLLLFLASWWYMVLFEVLNQGCSPGKQVMGLRVVQDDGTPIGWSASLIRNLLRFVDMLPFGYCLGAISCLQHPHFKRLGDLAAGTLVVYREQPLVRPQVPQAAALRLPFALDLSEQRAILGFAERQGELSAERVHELASILATPLHVSPARAVEQLNGVARGLLGPI from the coding sequence ATGCCATCAGCCCCATTGGACACCCGCTACCAGATCGAGACGCCAGAAGGCATCGACCTGGCATTGCGCCCAGCCGGCCTGGTGCCCCGGGCGCTGGCCTTTGCCTTCGACCTCGGCGCACGCGGTGTGATCATGGGCGTGCTCCTGGTGCCATTGGCCTTGCTTGGCAACATTGGTATCGGCCTGGGCTCGCTACTGCTGTTCCTGGCCAGTTGGTGGTACATGGTGCTGTTCGAGGTGCTCAACCAGGGCTGCTCGCCAGGTAAACAGGTCATGGGCCTGCGTGTCGTGCAGGACGACGGCACGCCCATTGGCTGGTCGGCGTCACTCATCCGCAACCTGCTTCGGTTTGTCGACATGCTGCCTTTTGGCTATTGTCTCGGCGCCATCAGTTGCCTGCAACATCCTCACTTCAAACGCCTGGGCGACTTGGCCGCTGGCACGTTGGTGGTCTACCGCGAACAGCCTCTGGTGCGCCCCCAGGTGCCTCAGGCTGCGGCACTGCGTTTACCGTTTGCCCTGGACCTGAGTGAACAGCGGGCCATCCTGGGTTTTGCAGAACGCCAGGGTGAACTGTCCGCCGAACGAGTACATGAGCTCGCCTCGATCCTCGCAACGCCGCTGCACGTCTCTCCGGCACGTGCCGTAGAGCAACTCAATGGCGTGGCGCGCGGCCTGTTGGGGCCGATATGA
- the purU gene encoding formyltetrahydrofolate deformylase encodes MRTFRLVIACPDRVGIVAKVSNFLASHNGWITEASHHSDNLSGWFFMRHEIRADTLPFGLEAFREAFAPIAEEFSMTWHITDTEQKKRVVLMASRESHCLADLLHRWHSDELDCEIACVISNHDDLRSMVEWHGIPYYHVPVNPQDKEPAFAEVSRLVKQHEADVVVLARYMQILPPELCREYAGKVINIHHSFLPSFVGAKPYHQASLRGVKLIGATCHYVTEELDAGPIIEQDVVRVSHSDSIEDMVRFGRDVEKMVLARGLRYHLEDRVLVHGNKTVVF; translated from the coding sequence ATGCGCACTTTTCGGCTGGTGATTGCTTGCCCGGACCGGGTTGGCATCGTTGCCAAAGTCAGTAACTTTCTGGCCTCCCACAACGGCTGGATCACCGAGGCGAGCCATCACTCGGACAATCTCAGCGGTTGGTTCTTCATGCGTCACGAAATCCGTGCCGACACGCTGCCCTTTGGTCTTGAGGCTTTTCGCGAGGCCTTTGCGCCAATCGCCGAAGAGTTTTCGATGACCTGGCACATCACCGACACCGAGCAGAAAAAACGCGTGGTGTTGATGGCCAGCCGCGAATCCCATTGCCTGGCCGACTTGCTGCACCGTTGGCACAGTGATGAACTCGATTGCGAGATCGCGTGTGTGATATCCAATCATGACGACCTGCGTAGCATGGTCGAGTGGCATGGCATCCCGTACTACCACGTACCGGTCAATCCACAGGACAAGGAACCGGCGTTCGCCGAGGTTTCCCGTCTGGTCAAGCAACATGAAGCCGATGTGGTGGTGCTGGCGCGTTACATGCAGATCCTGCCGCCGGAACTCTGCCGCGAATATGCCGGCAAGGTGATCAACATTCACCACAGTTTCCTGCCATCGTTTGTCGGGGCCAAGCCTTACCACCAGGCGTCCCTGCGGGGCGTGAAGTTGATTGGCGCAACCTGCCATTACGTCACCGAAGAGCTGGATGCGGGGCCGATCATCGAGCAAGACGTGGTGCGCGTCAGCCATAGCGACAGCATTGAAGACATGGTGCGCTTCGGTCGCGATGTCGAGAAGATGGTGCTGGCCCGTGGCCTGCGCTACCACTTGGAAGACCGCGTGCTGGTGCACGGCAACAAGACCGTCGTGTTCTGA
- a CDS encoding DUF4129 domain-containing protein, translating into MRLSDASVVIRPRTAWEAMDLGILMAREHRVLLMGSWALVTLPVFALLTALLWEHPYTVMLLFWWFQPAFDRLPLYILSKTLFGEKPTLRQAVSQWPSLLKGQLLASLTWRRLSLSRSFVMPVSQLEGLDGQARQKRLGVLQQRNAGAARWLTIVSVHLEIGLWFGLMAFFYLFIPQQVELDWDWLNLLLATSSEVLWLDHLGNAFYAVMLVFWEPIYVACGFSLYLNRRTGLEAWDLELVFRRLRQRLSNVAPLLLLVIGLTLLPFSPPTMADETTPLSPKGASQSIKSLLDAPPFKNPETVTRYRFGEEKPATENKAHADGKLPAWLQALLDSLNSNTFKHVAQGLEVLLWSLLIGGLTLLAWRYRDWLRTFVSLRGPRAPKAAKPVPTQLFGLELGTETLPMDIASTAEQLWPTQPREALGLLYRGLLSRLLHDFNLPLKSADTEGQVLERVQQLQQPQLLAFSDELTRHWQNLAYGHHLPPTSAQQKLCCDWRALFGSGGTL; encoded by the coding sequence ATGCGCCTGAGTGATGCCAGCGTCGTCATCCGCCCGCGCACCGCCTGGGAAGCCATGGATCTGGGCATATTAATGGCCAGGGAACACCGCGTGCTGTTGATGGGCAGTTGGGCCCTGGTGACCCTGCCAGTGTTTGCATTGCTCACCGCTTTACTGTGGGAGCATCCATACACGGTCATGCTCTTGTTCTGGTGGTTCCAGCCGGCCTTCGATCGCTTGCCGTTGTATATCCTGTCCAAGACCCTGTTTGGCGAAAAGCCCACCCTGAGACAGGCCGTGAGCCAATGGCCAAGTCTTCTCAAAGGCCAGTTACTGGCCAGCTTGACTTGGCGCCGGCTCAGCCTCAGCCGCAGCTTTGTCATGCCAGTCAGTCAACTCGAAGGTCTTGACGGCCAGGCGCGCCAGAAGCGCCTGGGCGTGCTGCAGCAGCGCAACGCGGGCGCCGCACGCTGGCTTACCATCGTCAGCGTGCATCTGGAAATCGGGCTATGGTTCGGCCTCATGGCGTTTTTCTACCTGTTCATTCCACAACAGGTTGAACTGGATTGGGATTGGCTGAACCTGCTCCTGGCGACCAGTTCCGAAGTACTCTGGCTGGATCATCTGGGCAACGCGTTCTACGCGGTGATGCTGGTGTTTTGGGAGCCCATCTATGTGGCCTGTGGCTTCAGCCTCTATCTCAATCGCCGCACCGGATTGGAAGCGTGGGACCTGGAGCTGGTATTCCGCCGCCTGCGCCAGCGCCTGAGTAATGTGGCGCCATTGTTACTGCTGGTGATCGGGCTCACATTGCTGCCATTCAGCCCGCCCACCATGGCGGATGAAACCACGCCGCTGAGCCCCAAGGGCGCAAGCCAGTCCATCAAGTCGCTGCTCGATGCCCCACCGTTCAAAAACCCGGAAACCGTCACCCGCTATCGTTTTGGCGAAGAAAAGCCCGCGACTGAAAACAAGGCACATGCTGACGGTAAACTACCGGCGTGGCTGCAAGCGCTACTGGACTCGCTCAACAGCAATACGTTCAAGCATGTCGCCCAAGGCCTCGAAGTGCTTTTATGGAGCCTGCTGATCGGCGGCCTGACCCTGCTGGCATGGCGATATCGTGACTGGCTGCGCACGTTTGTCAGCCTGCGCGGCCCACGTGCACCCAAGGCAGCCAAACCCGTACCCACGCAACTGTTCGGTCTCGAACTGGGGACCGAAACCTTACCCATGGATATCGCCAGCACTGCCGAACAACTCTGGCCTACCCAGCCACGGGAAGCTCTCGGCCTTTTGTATCGTGGCCTGCTTAGCCGGTTGCTCCATGACTTCAACTTGCCCCTTAAAAGCGCCGACACTGAAGGCCAGGTCCTCGAACGCGTTCAGCAGTTGCAGCAGCCGCAACTGCTGGCATTCAGTGATGAGTTGACCCGGCACTGGCAAAACCTCGCCTACGGCCATCACCTTCCCCCGACCTCAGCCCAGCAAAAATTATGCTGCGATTGGCGTGCTCTATTCGGTTCAGGGGGCACCCTATGA
- the mvaT gene encoding histone-like nucleoid-structuring protein MvaT produces MSLINEYRATEEAIKELQARLKNLSQDDKLKTELEFEGKLRTLMGEYSKSLRDIIALLDPESKVKAPRGAVKTTGTKRARKVKQYKNPHNGEVIETKGGNHKTLKEWKAKWGGDVVEGWATLLG; encoded by the coding sequence ATGTCTCTGATCAACGAATACCGCGCCACCGAAGAAGCTATCAAAGAGCTTCAAGCTCGTTTGAAGAACCTGTCCCAAGACGACAAACTGAAAACCGAGCTGGAATTCGAAGGCAAACTGCGCACCCTCATGGGTGAATACTCCAAATCCCTGCGTGACATCATCGCGCTGCTGGATCCTGAGTCGAAAGTTAAAGCACCTCGTGGCGCTGTAAAAACGACCGGCACCAAGCGCGCTCGCAAGGTCAAGCAATACAAAAACCCGCATAACGGCGAAGTGATTGAAACCAAAGGTGGCAACCACAAAACGCTGAAAGAGTGGAAAGCCAAGTGGGGCGGTGACGTGGTTGAAGGCTGGGCTACCCTGCTGGGTTAA
- the sbcB gene encoding exodeoxyribonuclease I, whose amino-acid sequence MTSIFWYDYETTGINPRRDRPLQVAGIRTDFDLNEVGSPVNLYCQPSDDILPHPAACAITGITPQILAEKGLAEADFMTRVHAELAAPGTCGAGYNTLRFDDEMTRYSLYRNFFDPYAREWQGGNSRWDLIDVVRTAYALRPGGIEWPQDDGRVTLKLERLTAANGIDHGQAHDALSDVRATIALARLVREKQPKLYDWLFQLRSKQRVMDQVRLLQPMVHISGRFSAERHYLGVVLPLAWHPRNRNALIVCDLGLDPQGLLDMDADALRERLYTRRDELAEGELPVPLKLVHINRCPVVAPLSVLRAEDWERLQLDRGAYQSRALRLTDAQELWRDKLAAIYADEEFAPNADPEQQLYDGFIGDRDRRLCEQVRMTEPAQLARQQWPFDDQRLPELLFRYRARNFPDTLNSEEQQRWKLFCQQRLSNSEWGAPNTLEAFNQAWQELAVSATPFQRQVLQQWQEYANSLVLRLNQQSGFAE is encoded by the coding sequence GTGACCTCCATTTTCTGGTACGACTATGAAACCACCGGCATCAACCCGCGCCGTGATCGCCCGCTTCAGGTAGCCGGAATTCGCACGGATTTCGATCTCAACGAAGTCGGTTCACCGGTCAATCTGTATTGCCAGCCGAGCGACGATATCCTGCCCCATCCCGCGGCGTGTGCGATCACTGGCATCACCCCGCAGATATTGGCGGAGAAAGGCCTGGCCGAAGCCGATTTCATGACCCGGGTACACGCTGAGCTCGCTGCTCCGGGCACCTGTGGTGCCGGCTATAACACGCTGCGCTTTGATGATGAGATGACGCGCTACAGCTTGTATCGCAACTTTTTTGATCCGTATGCGCGCGAGTGGCAGGGCGGTAATAGCCGTTGGGATTTGATCGACGTGGTTCGCACCGCTTACGCCCTGCGGCCAGGGGGCATCGAATGGCCCCAGGACGATGGGCGCGTAACGCTCAAGCTTGAGCGCCTGACTGCCGCCAATGGCATTGATCATGGCCAGGCCCACGATGCGTTATCCGACGTGCGCGCCACGATTGCGCTGGCGCGATTGGTTCGAGAGAAACAGCCCAAACTCTACGACTGGCTGTTTCAACTGCGCAGCAAACAACGAGTAATGGACCAGGTGCGCTTGTTGCAACCGATGGTGCATATATCCGGGCGATTTTCCGCTGAACGTCATTACCTGGGGGTCGTGCTGCCTTTGGCCTGGCACCCGCGTAATCGCAATGCGTTGATTGTTTGCGACCTTGGGCTCGATCCCCAGGGCCTGCTGGATATGGATGCCGACGCCTTGCGCGAACGCCTTTACACCCGCCGTGATGAGCTTGCCGAGGGTGAGTTGCCGGTACCGCTCAAGTTGGTGCATATCAATCGCTGCCCTGTGGTCGCTCCTTTGAGCGTACTGCGGGCCGAAGACTGGGAGCGGCTGCAATTGGACAGGGGGGCTTATCAGTCGCGGGCGCTGCGGCTAACTGACGCACAGGAACTTTGGCGCGATAAGTTGGCGGCAATTTATGCCGATGAGGAATTTGCACCGAATGCTGACCCGGAGCAGCAGCTCTACGATGGTTTTATTGGCGATCGTGATCGGCGGTTATGTGAGCAAGTCCGAATGACTGAACCTGCGCAATTGGCGCGCCAGCAGTGGCCTTTCGATGATCAACGGTTACCGGAATTATTGTTTCGCTACCGTGCGCGTAACTTCCCCGATACGTTGAACAGTGAGGAGCAACAACGCTGGAAACTTTTCTGTCAGCAACGTTTGTCAAATTCTGAGTGGGGTGCGCCGAATACCCTTGAGGCATTTAATCAAGCCTGGCAAGAGTTGGCGGTTAGTGCGACGCCGTTTCAGCGGCAGGTGCTGCAGCAGTGGCAGGAATATGCCAATTCCTTGGTTCTTCGTTTGAACCAGCAGTCAGGGTTTGCAGAATAG